The following is a genomic window from Sulfitobacter pontiacus.
AACAGCCCGACCAGCACGGCACCCTGCCACAACGGCAGCTCTGACGGCATGGGCGGGGCGGACAGGCGGCCAGCGGCGGTAGGGCGACGCTTCCACCAAAGCACCAGCGCACTGACGCAGAGGAACAGCACCGACAGGCAGACCAGCGTATTGGCCAGCACGCTCAGCAGCCCCAAGGTGCCCATGTGCAGCGCAATCCCCACTGCCATGGCTTTGCCCGCAAGCGAATAATCGGCATAGCGCACATCGGCGAGGATATTGCCGCTGTGCTGGTCGATATGCACGGTGCGGTCCGCCATCGGGTCGGTGCTGTCGGTGTTCATGGAATCGCGGCTCAGCGTCCAGACGCCGGTATCGTTCTGCGGCAGGTTCATCTGATAGCGCGCGTCAAAGCCGATCTCGCGCGCCAATGCATCGATGCTGTCAATCGTGACGGCCCCTGCAACCCCCGCAGCCCCAGCCGCGCTGCCAGAGGCAGGCATCGGCGTCTGTTCCAGCGCCCAAGGCACCTCGCGGCGGTGGTGGTTCATGCTGGCGTGGATGTCGTCCGAGAGGGGCACGGCATCCCATTTCTCGGCGGGGAACTGGCTCCAGGCTTGCACCATCTTGCCGCCCCAGATGCCCGCCCAGGACAGGCCCGAGATCAGGAACAGCACCAGAAAGGCCGATACCCATATGCCCACAACACCATGCAGCGACTTCCACATCGCACGGCCCTTGGTGAAACGTGGCACCAGCGTTCCGCGCCAGCCTGCACCACGCGGCCACCACATATAAAGCCCCGTGGCAATCAGCACCAAGGCGATCGAGGCCGCGGCTTCAATCATGCGATCACCGGTCACCCCCAGCATCAGATCACTGTGGATGCCATCCGCGAAATCGTACCAGCCGGACCGACGCGGAAAGCTCTCGATCACCTTAGCCGTATAGGGATCAACCGCAACCATCACCGCATCCCCATCGTGGTCCACGCGGAACAGGGCCGCCAGATCAGGCGCGCGTGGGGCCACATATTGCACCAGCGTGCCGCCGGGCACGGCCTCGACCGCGGCTTGCGACTGTGCCGAGACCGACAGAACGGTTTCCTGCACGGTCACCGGGGTAAATTCACCGTCGCGCCCGTCAATCCAGGCGATCCACAGCATTGCCATGCCGGTTATGGCAAGAACCGACAGAAAGGGCAGCACGAACAGCCCGGCATAGAAATGCCAGCGCCATGCAGCAAAGTAGAGTTTGTTCACGCCGCCGTCGGGTTGCGTGGTTTGGGTGGGGGTCGTCATATGAGGGCTCCAAGCCTAAGGGCCTGCATCATCGGCAGGCGGAAAGAATGAACAGATGGGATGGATGTTCAGACTTGGGGCGGGGCGCGGGTCAGCCGGCTGGGGTCAGGCTTGCGCGTGTGCAGCAGCCGTTTCGCCACAAAGCGCAGGGTTTGCGTTTTCTCAAGCACCGGAACGGGCAGGCCGACGACTGCCTTGGGCAGTGCCATGGCACCGATCAGACGGCAGGTCTTGCAATCGGCCATATTGCCTGAGTGCGGGCTATCACCAGTGCCGCAGAGGTCCGCCAGCGCGCCGCCATTCGCAACATAGGCTTGCAGCTCGGGCGACAGGTCTACGGGCGCGAAACGATGCGCAAACCCCGATGTCGCAAGCGACAGCAGCACCAGAACGGTGGCAAGCAGCTGGCAGGGGAAGGCGGGCAGAAAGCGCATGTACCTTCTGTAGGCAGCTTGAATGCCCCGCACCAGATGCGTTTTGTCGGAAGACGGGGCACCGCGCTGATTTCGCAACAAAAAAGGCCCCGCGGATGCGAGGCCTTTGATCGTGTCAGGTCAGTGTCCGGCTTAGTTCGGAATGTCGCCCTTGATGCCTTCGACATAGAAGTTCATGCCCGCCAGCGTGCCGTCATCGGCTGTTTCGCCTTCCGCCAGGAAATCGGAACCGTCCTGCTTTTTCAGCGGGCCGGTGAACGGGTGGTAGGACCCATCCGCGATCGATGCTTTCAGCGCCAGCGCTTCTTCTTTCACGTCAGCAGGCACGGCGTCCGTAATCTCGCCGATACCAACCATGCCGGCACCGATGCCGTCCCATGTGTCTTTGCTTTCCCATGTGCCATCCATGACCGCTTTGGTGCGGGCGATGTAATAGGGGGCCCAATCGTCAATGATCGACGAGACGCGCGGCTTGGGCGCGTATTGCGCCATGTCGGACGCCTGACCAAAGGTGATCACGTCGCCCGCTTCTTGCGCCGCCGCCTGAGGTGCTGTGGAATCGGTGTGCTGCAAGACAACATCCGCACCCTGTTCGATCAGAACCTTGGCGGCGTCTGCTTCTTTGGCGGGGTCAAACCATGTGTAGGCCCAGACGATCTTGAACTCGACATCGGGGTTCACCTTCTTGGCGTGAATATAGGCCGAGTTGATGCCCCGGATCACTTCGGGGATCGGGAAGGACCCGATATAGCCGATAATGTTCGATTTGGTCATCTTGCCCGCGATGTGACCCTGAATGGCGCGACCTTCGTAGAAACGCGCGGAATAGGTCGACACGTTGTCGGCACGCTTGTAGCCGGTGGCGTGTTCGAATTTCACATCCGGGAATTTGCCCGCGACGTTGATGGTCGGGTCCATATAGCCAAAAGACGTGGTAAAGATCAGGTCCGCGCCGTCCAACGCCATCTGCGTCATCACACGCTCGGAATCGGGGCCCTCGGCCACGTTTTCAACAAAGACGGTTTCGACAGCGTCGCCGAATTCTTTCTCGACTGCCAGACGGCCCTGGTTGTGTTCATAGGTCCAGCCGCCATCGCCGACGGGGCCAACAAAGACAAAACCGACTTTGGTCTTGTCTTGGGCATATGCGCCGCCCGCAAGCCCAAGCGCCAGTGCCGCGCTGGCCATAAGTGTGGTGAATTTCATAACGTAGTCCCCTGAGTAACGCGCCTTTTATCCGGCGCTTGAAGATAGGCCCCTAGTGAGAGGCGTGGAAAGTGCGGCCCAGCGATGCCGGCGCAGCGCTTTTATCCGCGGAAAGGATCACCAGCACAAGGATGGTGATGATGTAGGGCGACATTGCCAGATACTCGACCGGAATGGCAACGCCCGCGCCTTGCAGATTCAGCTGAAGCTGCGTGATACCGCCAAAAAGATAGGCACCCAGCAACAGCCGCCAGGGCTTCCAGCTGGCAAAAACCACCAGCGCAAGGGCGATCCAGCCCACACCTGCGGTCATGCCTTCTGTCCATTGGGGCACACGGATCAGGCTGATGTAGGCCCCGCCCAGACCGGCACAGGCCCCGCCGAACATGATCGCCAGCGTACGGATGCGCACCACCTTGTAGCCAAGGGCGTGGGCCGCCTCGTGGCTTTCGCCGACAGCGCGCAGGATCAGCCCCATGCGGGTGAATTTCAGCACTGCCCAAACGGCGACGACCAGCGCAAAGCCCAAGTACAGAATAATGTCATGGGAAAAGAAGATCGGCCCGATGACGGGGATGTCATGCAGCGGGCCAAAGTTCACATCCGGCAGGCGCGGTGGTTTGATCCCGACATAGCTTTGCCCCAGCAATGCCGAAAACCCCAGCCCGAACAGCGTCAGCGCCAAGCCCGATGCGACCTGATTGGCCAATGTGATCTGCGTCAGGAAGGCGAACAGCAGGCTCAGCAACGCGCCCCCCACGGCCGCGGCGGCAAAGCCCAATAGGGGCGATCCGGTCTCAACGGCGGTCGCAAAACCGCAGATCGCGCCGATGATCATCATCCCTTCGACCCCAAGGTTCAGCACGCCGGATTTCTCGACCACCAACTCGCCCAAAGCGGCAAAGATCAGTGGCGTCGCCGCTACCAGAAAGCCAGCGACAAAGAGCACCGGATTGATTGCAGACAGATCCATTACGCGACCTCCGTCCGGCCAAGGCGCAGCCGGTAATGGGTGAAAAGATCAAAGGCGAGCAGGAAGAACAGCAACATCCCCTGAAACACCTGAATGGCGGCGGCAGGCAATCCCAACTGGCTTTGCGCGATGTCACCCCCGATATAGGTCAGCGCCATCAGGCCACCGGCCAGCAGGATACCCACCGGATGCAACCGCCCCAGAAAGGCGACGAT
Proteins encoded in this region:
- a CDS encoding BMP family ABC transporter substrate-binding protein; protein product: MKFTTLMASAALALGLAGGAYAQDKTKVGFVFVGPVGDGGWTYEHNQGRLAVEKEFGDAVETVFVENVAEGPDSERVMTQMALDGADLIFTTSFGYMDPTINVAGKFPDVKFEHATGYKRADNVSTYSARFYEGRAIQGHIAGKMTKSNIIGYIGSFPIPEVIRGINSAYIHAKKVNPDVEFKIVWAYTWFDPAKEADAAKVLIEQGADVVLQHTDSTAPQAAAQEAGDVITFGQASDMAQYAPKPRVSSIIDDWAPYYIARTKAVMDGTWESKDTWDGIGAGMVGIGEITDAVPADVKEEALALKASIADGSYHPFTGPLKKQDGSDFLAEGETADDGTLAGMNFYVEGIKGDIPN
- a CDS encoding ABC transporter permease — translated: MDLSAINPVLFVAGFLVAATPLIFAALGELVVEKSGVLNLGVEGMMIIGAICGFATAVETGSPLLGFAAAAVGGALLSLLFAFLTQITLANQVASGLALTLFGLGFSALLGQSYVGIKPPRLPDVNFGPLHDIPVIGPIFFSHDIILYLGFALVVAVWAVLKFTRMGLILRAVGESHEAAHALGYKVVRIRTLAIMFGGACAGLGGAYISLIRVPQWTEGMTAGVGWIALALVVFASWKPWRLLLGAYLFGGITQLQLNLQGAGVAIPVEYLAMSPYIITILVLVILSADKSAAPASLGRTFHASH
- a CDS encoding PepSY domain-containing protein gives rise to the protein MTTPTQTTQPDGGVNKLYFAAWRWHFYAGLFVLPFLSVLAITGMAMLWIAWIDGRDGEFTPVTVQETVLSVSAQSQAAVEAVPGGTLVQYVAPRAPDLAALFRVDHDGDAVMVAVDPYTAKVIESFPRRSGWYDFADGIHSDLMLGVTGDRMIEAAASIALVLIATGLYMWWPRGAGWRGTLVPRFTKGRAMWKSLHGVVGIWVSAFLVLFLISGLSWAGIWGGKMVQAWSQFPAEKWDAVPLSDDIHASMNHHRREVPWALEQTPMPASGSAAGAAGVAGAVTIDSIDALAREIGFDARYQMNLPQNDTGVWTLSRDSMNTDSTDPMADRTVHIDQHSGNILADVRYADYSLAGKAMAVGIALHMGTLGLLSVLANTLVCLSVLFLCVSALVLWWKRRPTAAGRLSAPPMPSELPLWQGAVLVGLFVSMAFPMAGAVLLSVLAVDVLILSRLPALRHRLT